In Desulfovibrio sp. TomC, the sequence GTTTACCGTGGAGGGCCGCCAGATTTACGTCACGGCCAGCCTGGGCGTGGTGCTTGGCCCGGCCGATTACGACCGGCCCGAGGAGCTGCTGCAAAACGCGGCCATTGCCATGGGCAGCGCCCGGGCGGCCGGCTGCGGCCGGGTGCGCGTGTTTGACTGGTCCATGCGCGAGCGGGCCGAGCGGGTCATGGACCTGGAAACCAACCTGCGCCTGGGGCTTGAGCGCGATGAATTTGTGCTGCATTACCAGCCGATCTTCGATCTGGCGACCCGTGCGCCGCGCGGCGTCGAGGCGCTGGTGCGCTGGCGTCGGCCGGATGGGGAACTGATTTCCCCGGCCGAATTTATCCCGGCAGCCGAGCAAAGCGGCCTGATCATTCCCCTGGGCGGGCTGGTCCTTGAAGAAGCCTGCCGGGCGCTGGCCCGCTGGCGCGCCGCCGTCGTCGGCGACCGGCCTTTTTTCATGGCCGTCAACCTGTCGGCCCGGCAGTTCACCCAGCCGGATCTGGTCAAACAGGTGGTCACGACCCTTCGCCGGGAGCGCATGGCCGCCGGCGACCTCAAACTCGAAATTACGGAAAGCGTGCTCATGGAGCATCCCGAGTCGGCCATGCTCAAGCTGCGGGGGCTGCGGGAACTTGGCGTCGGCATCGGCATCGACGACTTCGGCACCGGCTATTCCTCCCTGGCCTATCTCCAGAGTTTCCCCATCGACACGCTCAAGGTGGACCGCAGTTTTGTCTCGGGCATGGAGGAGCAGGGCAACCGGGTCATTGTGCGTTCGGTGGTCAGTCTGGCCCACAACCTGGGCTACGACGTGGTGGCCGAGGGCATCGAAACCACGGCCCAGCTCGACGATCTGGCCGCCCTGGGCTGCGACCTGGGCCAGGGATTTCTCTACGCCCGGCCCCTGGCCGAGACCGCCGTCCTGGAGTTCCTGGAGCGGCATTTCGCCCCCGACTCCCCGGACCAGACCGGCCCGGCCTGCGACTGATCGCGCCCGGATCTTTGCCGGGCATCCCCGACGCCCTCCCCCCTCAGGCCGGAAATCGGCCTCCAAAGCCACGCCCTGTCCGGTCAGACAGCCACCATCCGCGCCGGCCGCAATCGCCTGCACGCCGCACACCCACGCGCCCTGTCCGGTCAAGGAGCCACCGTCCGCGCCAACTGACACAATCGCCTCCCGACGCGAGGCCAACCGCCGGCCGACTCCCCCGGTTGCCAGCCGACACGGCAACGGCTACCCTGGCCCCATGGCGTACCCTTGGCGACGAATCAGGCTTCCGACACTGCTGCTGCGGCTTCTGGCCATCCTGCTGCTGGCCCTGTCCCTGGCCGGCTGCGCCGGCAAGGCGACCATTCCGCGTCCGACCGGCCGCGAACCGGCCACCCTTCGCCCCTACACCGTCAAGGGCGTGACCTATGTGCCCCTGCACTCGGCGGCCGGCTACCGCGAGGAAGGCGTGGCCTCCTGGTATGGGCCGGGGTTTCACGGCCATACCACGTCGTGCGGGGAAATTTACGACCAGTACAAGCTGACCTGCGCCCACAAGCTGTTGCCCATGCACACCATGGTGCGGGTGACCAACCTGGAAAACGGCCGGTCCCTGGTGCTTCGGGTCAACGACCGGGGGCCGTTCGTGGCCGGGCGCATCATCGACCTGTCCCAGGCCGGGGCCAGGGAACTCGGGGTCCATGCCCGGGGCACGGCCAAGGTGCGGGTGGAGGTCGAGGGGACGGTGCCGGGCGCTGGGCCGCAGGGCGAACTGCCCGGCCCGTTTTATGTGCAGGTTGGGGCGTTTGCCAACATGGGCAATGCCGAGCGGCTGCTTACGAAGCTGCGTGCGGCCGGCTATGCCGGTTCACGCATTGCCTCCAAGGAGATCGACGGGGTGTGGCTCAATCAGGTCCACGCCGGGATTTTCCCGACCACGGCTGCGGCCGAGGAAGCCCGGCTCCGGCTGGGGACGCGCTTTTCCGGGGCCTTTGTCATCGCCCAGTAGGCAGGAAGGCGGCCAGGGCAGACCAGACACGGCCGCCGCAACCAGACGGGGAGGGTTCGAACCAAGCCGGGAACCCGGCCCAGGCCGACTCCCCTGCCTGTCCCATTCGGGATATGCCGTGGTCCTTGGTGGCGCGACAACTGACTGGCATCAGTAGGTGTAGTTGCAACAAACCCATGCATGGTTGTTGCAAACGCGCCACGAACCGACCTGACGGCGCGGCCAAGAGGCAGCCAGGGACACGGCAGGCTGCGCGCCCCGAGGCCGGACGACGGGCCACACCGTTCCCTCAGGCCATGGCCTGCATCAGGGCGAGACCAAACCAGCGGCCGTTTCGCCGGAGCGACTGCAGCCGAGGCTACAGCACTTCGTCGGGATTGAGCTCGGCGCGAAACTTGCGCGACAGCCGAAACACCACCACCTTGCGCGGCGGCAGCATGATGGATGCATTGGTCTGGGGGTTGCGTCCCTTGCGGGCCTTTTTGTCATAGGACTCGAACTTGCCAAAGCCGCTGACCAACAGTGAATTGTCCCGCTTGATGGAATCCTTCATGAGTTCCAGCAAGTGGTCGACAAGCACCTTGACCTCGGCCCGATTGCGCTCGGTCTTTTCGTAGATGTAGTCAACAATGTCGGCTTTGGTGAGGGTTTTCCCGTTCATGGCATTCTCCGGCGCGTTACGTTAGGGACACGGAGCAAAACGTCGGGCTGGCCGATGTTTTACAGGTGACGGTCATGAGACTGACTGATAATGCGGCACTTATTCCAAGGAAGCAAGGGCTTCCCGCACGGCTGCGGCCACGGCGGCCATGCCGGCGGCATCGGCGTAGGGCGTGCCCGGCCACAACCGCAACCCGTCGCCCTCGCGGCGCGGGATGAGGTGGTAGTGGGCGTGAAAGACCACCTGCCCGGCGCTGGCGGCATTATTTTGTTGCACATTGAGCCCGCTTGCCCCCACTGCCGCCATGACGGCCCGCCCCACGCGCTTCTGGGCGGCCAGCAGGGCCGCGCCAAGGCTGTCCGGCAGGGCAAACAGGTCGGCATGATGGGCCTTGGGAATGACCAGGACATGGCCCGGGGTCACCGGGGCGATATCGAGGAAAGCCAGGACCTGCCCGTCTTCGTAGACCTTGGCGCAGGGGATCTCGCCCTTGACAATCTTGCAAAAAATGCAGTCCGCAGGTTCCATGGCTCAGGCTCTCTTTCGGTGGTCACGTTGGCGCAGATGCGAAAATCCGACCCGAAGCGTCATGGGCCGGGCAAATGCATTGCCTCCACTCATAGTGCAGGAAAGGCATTTTTTCAAGAGGCTTAGGAGAAAATAATGGCCCTTGCGCCGTCTTGGCCGTTTCTTTGCCAAAATGTCATACGGGAAACGTCCCCACGGGAGCGTTTTTTTCGCCATCCCGAGCCGGTTGCGCCCCCCTCCAGGATCTGGCCGGTGTTCCTGACGCATAAGGGCTGCCCGGGCCGCTGCGTCTTTTGCGCCCAGCAGCTGCAGTCCGCCACGGCCCCGGCCCCGCTTGAGGCCACGCTGGCCAGACTGGGAAAAGACCTCGACGCCGCCGCCCGGGCCGGACGCGGCCCCTACGAACTGGCCTTCTACGGCGGCGTGTTCACCGGCCTGCCCCATCCCTGGCCCGAGCGGTTTCTGGCCGTGGCCCGGGGCTGGCGGCAGGCCGGGCTGATCACCCGGGTGCGCTGTTCCACCCGGCCCGACGCCTGCCATCCGACGATTTTGTCCAATCTGGCCGGCCAGGGTCTTGATCTGGTGGAAATCGGCGCCCAGACCTTTGACGATGCCGTGCTGGCCGCCAGCGGCCGGGGCCATGACGCCGCCGCCATCCGGCGGGCCGCCCGGGACATCCCGGCCGCCGGCCTGGAACTCGGGCTGCAACTGCTGCCCGGACTGCCCGGCCACACCCCGGACATGCTGACCCGGGACGTGGCCGAAACCTGCGCCCTGGCCCCGCGGACCGTGCGTCTGCATCCCTGCCTGGTCATCGACGGCACCCCTCTGGCCGACCGGTACCGGGCCGGGGCCTACCGCCCCTGGGACCTGGACGCCACTCTGGACGCCCTGGCCGCCGCCATGCTGCCGCTTTGGCGCTGCGGCATCCGGGTGATCCGGCTGGGGCTGGCCCCGGAACCGGGGCTGGAGACCGCGATCCTGGCCGGTCCGCGCCATCCGGCCCTGGGCTCGCGGGTCCGGGCCAGGGCGCTTTTTTCCCTGGTGGCGGCGGAAGCGGCGGCCCTGGGGCAGCGCCCGGTGCGTCTGGACGCACCCCGGCGTTTTGCCGGAGAACTGTTCGGCCACGCCGGCGAACTGACCGCCGCCTACGCCGGCCTGGGGCTGCCCCGGGAGGCGGTCCACTTTGCCTCGCGGGAAGATTTCCATCTCACGGCGCAAGCTGTTTGACTTGGGCCGCGCTCTCGTGCCAAAGTTGACAAAGGGACGTTTCGCCCCGCAACCCACAACCTGCCTGGTGAACGATCATGAAGCCAATCCTTGCGGCCCTGGCTTGCATCCTGTGCCTCGCCCTGGCCGCCCCGGCCTCGGCGGAGGCGCCCAACATGCGGCAAAGTATCAACTACTTCATGAATTACTTCAATGAAGCGGTGGTCCAGGCCATTCACATCAAGGAATATGAAGACCAGGAGGGGCTGGCCGAAAAAAAGCCCTTCACCAACGAATATGTCTTTCTCCAGGACCTCAAGGCCCGCATCGAAAAAAGCCTGGGGCTGGCGCTCAACCTCTGCGACCTGTATTATATCTATAATAAGACCACCTACTGCTTCACCAAGGACGAGAAGAACTACGTCTTCGACCGTCTCGACAACATCATGGATACCCTGCAAAAAATTAAGGACACGCCCTACCCGGCCAGTGAGGAGGTCTTGGCCAACAAGACCTCGGACGCAGCCCGGCAACTGGCGGCCTTTAACGAGCGCATCGACAAGCTGCGCGCCTTTACCAAGTCCTCCCTGATCGTCTTCCAGCGCTGACCCGGGGCGCAATGACGACGTAACGGCCCGAGGCGGCGCCCCCCTGCCGGGTGTGGGCGCTGTCCCGGGCCGTTGGCCAACCGACTCCCATGCCACTCCCTGCGCCGCCAACACCCGACCAGACACTGCGTCCAGCCGACAACGCCCCGCACGCCGTCACCGCCCGCCTCGCCCTGACCATGGTCCCGGACGCCGCGCCCCTGGAGGGTCCGGCCGTGCTCCTGGCCGGCCGGCGCATCCTGGCTGTCGGACCAAAGCGGGCGGTGCTGCGCGGCTTCACCGGGCCGGTGGACGATCTGGGCGAGGCCGTCCTCGTTCCGGGACTGGTCAACGCCCACACCCACCTGGAACTGTCCCATCTGGCCGGCGCGTCACCGGTCGGGCTCGGGTTTTGCGCCTGGGTGCGCTGGCTCATGGCCGAGCCCCAGGCCGGCCTGTCTGCCGAGGCCCTGGGCCAGGCCCTGGCCGGGGCCGTGGCCCAGGCGGCCGACACCGGCACAGCCGCCGTCATCGACGTCGGCAACCGGGCCGGGCCGGCCGTGGCCCAGGCCCTGCGGGCGGCGGGCCTCGGCGGTCTGGTTTGCCAGGAATATCTCGGCTGGCGGGGCCAGCCCCCAACGGCTCTGCCCCCGGCCCTTGCGGCGGCGGCCGGGGACGGCGTTGCCGCCTCGGCCAGCGGCCATGCCCTCTACTCCACCAGCCCGGACAGACTGCGCCGGGCCATGGCGGTATGTCGCGACCGGGCCGCCCCGTTTTGCCTGCATCTGGCCGAGCATCCCGGCGAAGTGGAACTGCTGGCCACCGGCGCCGGGGAATTTGCCGACCTGCTGCGCGGCCGACTGCTGCCCAAGAACTGGCGCGCCCCGGGCCGCACCCCGGTGGCCGAGGCCAAGGCCCAGGGCCTGCTTGGTCCGGGCACCCTGGCCGTCCACGCCGTCCACCTGACCCCGGACGATGTCGCCATCCTGGCCGCAAGCGGCACAACCGTGTGCCTGTGTCCGCGCAGCAACGCCCGCATCGGCGTGGGCACGGCCGACGCGCCCGGCCTGCTGGCCGCCGGCATCCCACTCGCCCTGGGCACCGACTCCCTGGCCTCCAACGATGACCTGAATCTCTGGAACGAGGTCCGCGCGCTTCTGGCCGCCCATCCGGGCCTGCCCGCCCAGGCCATCCTGGCCGCCCTGACCACGGTCCCGGCCCGCCTGCTTGGCCGCGAAACCACCCTTGGCCGATTGGCCCCCGGAGCCGTCGGCGGACTGGCCGTCATCCCCCCAGACCTGGTTGACCGCCTGTCCCTGGCCCAAAAAAAGGGGTCTGGATAAGCTCTGACCTTTGCCGGTTGTAATTTCGCTCCAAAGCGCCTATCCGTCACGGTCAGCCTCCGCTTTCGCCTCCATCGAACTGGTGTTGCCGCAAACGCGGCGAGGCGCATCCCCAGCCGTGTCCCCGCACGACCGGCCCGGGACAGCCCGTCACCCCCAACACACATAAGCAGCAGCAGCCCATGCCGCCCGACGCCGAGTATAATTACGCCGTTGCCCGCCATCCCATTTATCGGGTTGACGGCGACATCTTTGGCTACGAACTGCTCTACCGCACCGTCGGCGGCGGCAATGTCGCCGCGATACCCTCGGACGCCGAAGCCACCCTGGCCGTCCTGGCCAACGGCATCCACGCCATCTCCCAGGATATTGCTCCCGGCAAACGGGTCTTCATCAATTTTTCCAAGGAAATTCTGGAAGCCGGGCATCACCGGTTTCTCGACCCGGCCCGGTTCGTCATCGAGGTGCTGGAGCATGTGGCCTGCGACGCGGCCTTTGCCGAACTGGTGCGGGGCATCCATGCGGCCGGCTATGTCCTGGCCCTGGACGACTACGTGGGGGATGCGTCCTTTGACCTGATCATGCCCTATGTGACCTTTATCAAGGTGGATTATCAGGCCCTGCGCGACGATCCGGCCCGTCTGGAGGCCGTGGTCGCCGCCTGTCTGGGGGCGGGCAAGACGGTCTTGGCCGAAAAAGTGGAGACCAAGGCGGATGTCGACTGGTGCCGGGCGCGCGGCATTCCCCTGGCCCAGGGGTTTTATTACAGCCGTCCGCTGGTGGTCACGACCAAAATTCTGGAGGCCAATCAGGCCGTCAAGCTGAACCTCCTGGCCGAAGTCAGCCGGCCCGATCCGGACGTCCGGCGCATCCGGGACATCATCGGCTCCGACGTCTCCCTGACGTACAAGCTCCTGCGCTACGTTAACACCGCCAGCTTCTACCGGGGCCAGCCCATCGAATCGTTGGAATTCGCCATCACCCGGCTGGGACAAAACGCCCTGGCCAGCTGGGCGGCGGTCAACATCCTGGCCTCGCTTGGCTCCTCGCCCCACGACCGCGAACTGGCCTTTGCCTCGGCCGTGCGCG encodes:
- a CDS encoding septal ring lytic transglycosylase RlpA family protein, with the protein product MAYPWRRIRLPTLLLRLLAILLLALSLAGCAGKATIPRPTGREPATLRPYTVKGVTYVPLHSAAGYREEGVASWYGPGFHGHTTSCGEIYDQYKLTCAHKLLPMHTMVRVTNLENGRSLVLRVNDRGPFVAGRIIDLSQAGARELGVHARGTAKVRVEVEGTVPGAGPQGELPGPFYVQVGAFANMGNAERLLTKLRAAGYAGSRIASKEIDGVWLNQVHAGIFPTTAAAEEARLRLGTRFSGAFVIAQ
- a CDS encoding integration host factor subunit alpha, whose translation is MNGKTLTKADIVDYIYEKTERNRAEVKVLVDHLLELMKDSIKRDNSLLVSGFGKFESYDKKARKGRNPQTNASIMLPPRKVVVFRLSRKFRAELNPDEVL
- a CDS encoding HIT family protein, yielding MEPADCIFCKIVKGEIPCAKVYEDGQVLAFLDIAPVTPGHVLVIPKAHHADLFALPDSLGAALLAAQKRVGRAVMAAVGASGLNVQQNNAASAGQVVFHAHYHLIPRREGDGLRLWPGTPYADAAGMAAVAAAVREALASLE
- a CDS encoding radical SAM protein → MFLTHKGCPGRCVFCAQQLQSATAPAPLEATLARLGKDLDAAARAGRGPYELAFYGGVFTGLPHPWPERFLAVARGWRQAGLITRVRCSTRPDACHPTILSNLAGQGLDLVEIGAQTFDDAVLAASGRGHDAAAIRRAARDIPAAGLELGLQLLPGLPGHTPDMLTRDVAETCALAPRTVRLHPCLVIDGTPLADRYRAGAYRPWDLDATLDALAAAMLPLWRCGIRVIRLGLAPEPGLETAILAGPRHPALGSRVRARALFSLVAAEAAALGQRPVRLDAPRRFAGELFGHAGELTAAYAGLGLPREAVHFASREDFHLTAQAV
- a CDS encoding amidohydrolase family protein, translated to MPLPAPPTPDQTLRPADNAPHAVTARLALTMVPDAAPLEGPAVLLAGRRILAVGPKRAVLRGFTGPVDDLGEAVLVPGLVNAHTHLELSHLAGASPVGLGFCAWVRWLMAEPQAGLSAEALGQALAGAVAQAADTGTAAVIDVGNRAGPAVAQALRAAGLGGLVCQEYLGWRGQPPTALPPALAAAAGDGVAASASGHALYSTSPDRLRRAMAVCRDRAAPFCLHLAEHPGEVELLATGAGEFADLLRGRLLPKNWRAPGRTPVAEAKAQGLLGPGTLAVHAVHLTPDDVAILAASGTTVCLCPRSNARIGVGTADAPGLLAAGIPLALGTDSLASNDDLNLWNEVRALLAAHPGLPAQAILAALTTVPARLLGRETTLGRLAPGAVGGLAVIPPDLVDRLSLAQKKGSG
- a CDS encoding EAL and HDOD domain-containing protein, coding for MPPDAEYNYAVARHPIYRVDGDIFGYELLYRTVGGGNVAAIPSDAEATLAVLANGIHAISQDIAPGKRVFINFSKEILEAGHHRFLDPARFVIEVLEHVACDAAFAELVRGIHAAGYVLALDDYVGDASFDLIMPYVTFIKVDYQALRDDPARLEAVVAACLGAGKTVLAEKVETKADVDWCRARGIPLAQGFYYSRPLVVTTKILEANQAVKLNLLAEVSRPDPDVRRIRDIIGSDVSLTYKLLRYVNTASFYRGQPIESLEFAITRLGQNALASWAAVNILASLGSSPHDRELAFASAVRGRFLALADARRDTAGRPRCHDGQSVCLLGLLSLLDAMLGMPMEEALTGITIDASTRNALLGVKSACSTCLTLCRCYDQGGQTAVAAVKAFGLAPNAASAAFFEGLAWAADMFRA